The DNA window AGTACGTCCCCGACGAGTCGGAGGTCGCCGAGGTCGCCGTCCTCCCGGTCGCGGCCCTCACGGACCCCGCGAACTACGAGTCCGAACGGCGGCTCGGCCACCCGGAGTACGGCGACCACCGCGTCCACTACTTCCACGTCGACGGCTACACCGTCTGGGGCGTGACGGGGCGGATGGTCGTCCAGATCCTCGAGCGCACCACCGACTGGCGCGCGCCGCCCGAGCCCGACCGCGTCGTCGGCCCCGAGGCCGACTTCCCGATCTGAGCGGGAGACGACGGGCGACTCCGGTCGCCCCCGACCGCGAACGGCTGGATTCAAGTCCGCCGACCCGGAACCGGAGGGCATGCAACCCGGAGATCGCGTCCGCGTCGACCGCGGGGACGTCACGAACGAGGGCGTCCTGTTGCCCTCGACGACGCGCGACCACCTCGTCGTCAAGCTCGACGGCGGGTACAACGTCGGCATCGACCGCGACGCGGCCGACGTCGAGGTGCTGGAGTCGGGCGCGCGCGACGTCGACGACGCCGGCGACGCCGCGGGCGAGGCCAGCGAGATCACCTTCGACGACGACCTCCCGACGGTGGCGCTCATCTCCACCGGCGGCACCATCGCCTCGACCGTCGACTACCGAACGGGCGCGGTCACGGCCCGGTTCGACGCCGAGGACGTGTTGCGGGCGGTCCCCGACCTCGCCGGCCGCGCGAACTACCGCGGGCGCGTCGTCGCCAACATCCTCTCGGAGAACATGGAGCCCGACATCTGGCGGGACCTCGCCGAGGCGGTCCGCGAGGAGGTCGAGGCCGGGGCCGACGGCGTGGTCGTGATGCACGGGACGGACACGATGCAGTTCTCCGCGTCCGCGCTCGCGTTCGTCCTGGACGTTTCCGTCCCGATCGTGTTCACGGGGAGCCAGCGCTCCGCGGATCGGCCCTCCTCGGACAACGTGATGAACGCGGTGTGTGCCGTGGAGGCCGCGAAGGCCGACCACGCCGAGACGCTGGTGTGTATGCACGCGAGCCCCTCGGACGACGTCTGCGCGCTCCATCGCGGAACCAGGGTCCGGAAGAACCACACCTCGCGGCGCGACGCCTTCGAGACGGTCGGCGCGGAGCCGCTCGGCCTCGTCGACTACGAGGCCGCCACCGAGGCGGGAGCCGACGGCGACGTCGCGGAGGAGGCCATCACGTGGAACCGCGATCCCGCGCCGCGGGGCGGCGAGGACGGCGAGGAGGACGAGGGAGCCGATCCCGCCATCGCGGCCGATCTCGAACCCGAGGTCGAGCTCGCGAAGTTCACGCCGGGGATGGACCCCGCGGCGTGGGACTACCTGGAGGGGAAAGCCGGCGTCGTGATCGAGGGGACGGGGCTCGGCCACGTCCACACCGACCTCATCCCGCGGGTCGAGTCGCTCGTCGAGGGCGGCACGGTCGTCGTCATGACGAGCCAGTGTCTCGAGGGGCGGGTGTGCGACCGCGTCTACGACACCGGCCGCGACCTCCTCGATGCCGGCGTGATCGAGGCGGGCGACACCCTCCCCGGCACCGCGAAGGTGAAGCTGATGTGGGCGCTCGCGAACCTCGACGACTCCGCGGCGGCGATGCGCCGCGACCTCGCGGGCGAGCTCACCGAGGAGTCGCGGCCCTGGCGGTGAGCGGCGAGCCATGAACCGGATCGCGGTGCGGGAGGCCCGCCCCGCCGACGTTGACGCGGTCGTCGCCTTCACCGGCGACACGTGGGTCGACCGCTCCGACGACTACGTCCCGCGGGTGTTCGCCGACTGGGTCGCGGCCGACGACGACGCGCGGCGGACGCTCGTCGCGACCGTCGCCGCGGACGATCCGGCGCTCCCCGCAGACGACGCCCCGTTCGTGACCGGCGACGGGACCGGCGCGGCCGCCCCCGGCGAGCCGGAGGCGGTCGTCGGCTGTATCCAGGGCGTCCGCCTCTCCGAGTGGGAGGCGTGGGCCCAGGGGATCCGCGTCCGCCCCGCCGTCCGCGGGCTCGGCGCGGGCACCCGCCTCACGCGGGCCGTCCTCCGGTGGGCGCGAGACGCGGGCGCGACGGTCTGCCGCAACATGGTGTTCTCCTGGAACGTCGCCGGCCTCGGGCAGTCGCGGGCGGCGGGGTTCGAGCCGACGACGTCGTTCCGGTTCGCCCACCCCGATCCGGACCCCGTGTCCGACCGGGACGACGGTCGGGTCGCGGCCGTCGACGACCCGGACCCCGACGCGGCGTGGGCCTTCTGGCGGGGCAGCGACGCCCGCGCCCACCTCGACGGGCTCGCGCTCGACCCGACCGAGTCGTGGGCGTGTTCGGAGCTCACCCGGGAGCGGCTGGCCGCGGCGGCCGCGGAGGGGCGACTGATCGCGGTCGCGGACGGCGGGATCGCGGGGATCGCGGTCCACGCCCGGATCACGGAGTACGAGTCGATCACGGAGGACCACGCCGACGGCGAGACCGACCGGACGGCGGTCTACGGCGTCGCGGCGTGGCGGGACGCGGCCGCCGCCGGCGGGCTGTTCGGGGCGATCGCCCGCGACGCGGCCGGGCGCGACGCCACGGCCACCCGCGTGCTCGTCCCGGAGACCGTCGAACACGTCAGCGACGCGGCCGCCAACCGCGTGCGCGTCGCGGCGGAGCCGGACTTCGTGACGAGCGCGGACCTCACGGACCCGACGGTCGGCCGCGACTGAGCCGCCTCGGCCGATCACGACCGACCGCGACCGACCCGGACCGCTACGCTCTTTTCTCCCGCTCCCCCAGAGCGCGTATGGACCCGGCTCTGCTCCAGTTCGCGACGCTCCGGTCGGTCCTCTACTACGGCGCGGTGTACGGGATCGTCCTCGCCGTCGCGGTCTGGATCTACCGGGACGCGAAGGCGCGCGGCAGCGACCGGGCGCTGGCGTGGTTCCTCGCGACGCTCGTGTTCACCATCCTCCCGGTGGTGGCGTACATGTACCTCCACCGCGACGTGGGGCCGGTGGGGCCGGACGGACCGAACGGCCCCGGCGGGTCGGAGTGACGCGACCGGTCTCGCCCGTCAGGTATCGATCGCGATACTCGAACCCGAACGCCTAATTTCCCCCGTCCCGGCCGTCTCGACATGTTCGCGATCCTGCCGGACGCGCTCCGACTGATCGTCGTCCCCGTCTTCTGCTGGGCGGCGGTCCGGGACGTCCGGACCCGGCGGCTCCCGAACCGGGTCTGGCCGCCGCTGTACGCGTTCGGCGCGCTGCTGCTGCTCTGGGACGCCGCCCTGCTGTTCCCGTTCGCGGGCCTCGAGGGGCGGCTGTTCCTCGTGCGGGCCGCCGTCAGCCTGCTCTTCGTCGCGCCGCTCGGCTACGCGTTCTGGTACCTCGGCGCGTTCGGCGGGGCCGACGCGAAGGCGCTCATCGCGCTCGCGATCGTCTTCCCGACGTTCCCGAGCTACGAGGTCGCCGGCCTCTCGCTCCCGCTCGTCGAGACCGCCCTCGGCGTCTTCTCGCTCACGATCCTCACGAACACGGTGCTCCTCGGGTTGGCCTACCCGGTCGGACTGGGCCTCGCCAACCTCGCTCGCGGCCGCGTCTCGCCGACGATGTTCCTCGCCCGCCCGGTGGCGACCGACTCGCTGCCCGAGCGACACGGCCGGCTGTTCGAGGACCCGGAGGGAACGACCCGGAGCGGGCTCGACCTCGACGCCCTCCGGATGTACCTCCGGTGGCGGGGACTGACGCTCGCGGAGCTCCGGAGCGACCCCGACCGCCTCCGCGACCCCGAGAGCGTCGGCGAGACGTTCGACCCGACCGACGGCGGAACCCACGTCGGCCTCGCCACCGACGGCGGCACCGCCGTCGAGCCGGCTCCCGATCTCGACGACCCGTGGGCCGCGGAGCGGTTCCTCGCCGAGATCGACCGCGGCGCGTACGGGACCGACGCCGAGACGCTCCGCGGGGGACTGGAGGTCGTCGCGGCCCGCGAGACGGTCCGCGTCTCGCCGGGGATGCCGTTCGTCGTGCCGATGGCGGCAGGGCTGGTCGTCTCGGTCACCTACGGCGACGCGCTGTTCGCGCTGCTCGGCGCGTTCGGAGCGGTGTGAGTCGAGAACGACGCGGACCGCGAACCCTCCCGAGCGACGACCCGGTCAGGCCTCGATCGGCAGGTCGCCGACGGTCGAGACCCGCGTGCCGATCGGCCGTTTGACGAACTCGCCGAGCTCGACGCCGAACAGCCGGCTCACGCCGCGCTGGGCGGCGACGTCGAGCAGCCGCTGGTCGATCCGGCCGTCGACGACGACCGCGTGGGGCGGCTCGGACGCCTCCTCTATCGCGTCGAACGCGCCGTCGGCCTCGACCTCCTCGATGACCCCGAGGTCGTCGTCGAGCAGCCTCGCGAGCCCGCTCTCGCGGTCGACGATCTCCTGGACGTGCTCCTCGAGCGACCGGGGCTCGTCGTCGATGAGTTCCGAGTCGCTCGCGTCGGTCGCGTCGAAACCGTCGTCCGCGTCGTCCACGTCGTCGTCGCTCTCGGTGTCGTCGGTGGCGGCATCGCTCTCGGCGGGGTCGCTCCCGGCGGCAGCGTCATCGGCGCCGTCGGCGGGATCCGCGGTATCGACCTCGGCCCCGTCGGCGGCGTCGCCATCGACGTCGCCGTCGTCCTCGACCGCCTCGACGGCGGCAGCGGAGTTGGCGGCCTCGGCTCCGTCAGCGGAGTTGGTGGCGTCAGCGGAGTCGGCAGCGTCGGCCCCGTCGGCGTCGGACTCCGTGTCGCTCCCCGGATCGTCGCCGGCGGCGTCCTCGGCGGAGGGGTCGCGGTCCGCGTCGGGATCGGTCCCTCCGGCCTCGATCGCCCCGTTCTCGTCGGTCGGGTCGGCCGTCGGGGCGCTGCCGGCGGCCTCCCGCAGGTTCGGCGCGTCCGCGAGCGTCTCGTAGGGGACCTTCCCGCGGAGCGCCTCGAAGACGGCCCCGCGGTCGAGGTCCTCGACGGACTCGCCCGGCGGCGCGAACGCGACGTAGTCGACCTCGCCGACCTGCGCGAGCTCGCGGAGGATGAGCTCTCCGCCGCGGTCGCCGTCGAGGAAGGCGGTGACCGTGCGCGACCGCGTGAGGTCCGCGACCGCGTCGGGGACGTTCGTCCCCTCGACGGCGACCGCGTTCTTGATCCCGCACTCGAGCAGCGTCGAGACGTCCGCGCGCCCCTCGACGACGATCACGGCGTCGGAGTCGCCGACGCGCGGGCCGGCGGGGAGCCCCTCGTAGTCGACGATCCCCTCGACGCGGGCGGCGTCGCGGACCTCCTCCAACACGTCGTCGCTCGCGAGGCTCGTCTCCTCGAAGCCGCTCGCGACGAGCTCCTTGGCGCGCTCGACGACCTCGCGGCGCTTGGCCGCGCGCACGTCCTCGATGCTCGTCACCTCGACGGCGGCCCCGCAGGGGCCGATCCGGTCGATGGTCTCGAGCGAGGCCGCGAGGATCGCGGTCTCGACCTTGTCGAGGCTCGATGCGACGGTCACCTCGCCGAATGACTGGCCGTTCTCCGACCGTATCTCCACGTCGATCCGGCCCACCTTCGAGGACTCCTGGAGGTCCCGCAAGTCGAGCTCGTCGCCGAGGAGCCCCTCGGTCTGCCCGAACACCGCGCCGACGACGTCGCTCCGCTCGACGACGCCGTCGGCCGCGATGGTGGCCCGGATCAGGTATTTGGCTGTGTCGTTCATGTGATGAGTGATGGTGATGTGAACGGACGGCGAGTCGCCGTCCCGTTTCGAGTAGGATCGGTCCGGAAAAATACCTGTCGACCCGCGGACCCTCGCCGCGAGCGGGAGACGAGTCGACGGACCGATGCGACCGCCGCGGGGTCGACTGGAGGTATTAACGGGATCGGTCCCCTACGTGTCCCCACCGATGCGAGTTCGGAGAGACCTCGTCTGGATCCCGGTCTTCGCGGCCCTCGTCGCCTTCGCCGTCCCGTGGCCGCTGTGGGGCGTCGACCGCGTCGTCGCCGGGTTGCCGGCGTGGATCTGGTGGCACGTCGGCTGGCTCGTGCTGTGTTCCGCCGCGTTCCGGCTGTTCGTCCGGAGCGGCGCGTGGGAGCGCGGGATGGGGCTCGACTCCCCCGGTGGGGCGGGCGGAACCGACGCGTCGGCCGGGAGGGGTGATCGGCGGTGACCGCCCCGATCGGGCTCGGCCTCGGCGTCGTCGTCGGCTACCTGCTCGTCGCGCTGACGATCGGGCTCGTCGCCTACCGGCTCACGGAGACGACCGCCGAGGACTACTACCTCGCGAACCGGTCGATCGGCACGGTCGTGCTGCTCTTCACGACGTTCGCCACGCTGCTCTCGGCGTTCACCTTCTTCGGCGGGCCGAACCTCGCGTACGCGGCCGGCCCGGAGTGGCTGATCGTGATGGGGACGCTCGACGGCGTGCTGTTCGCGGTGTTGTGGTACGTCGTCGGCTACAAACAGTGGCTGATCGGCGACCGGCACGGCTACGTCACGCTCGGGGAGATGCTCGGCGACCGCTTCGGCTCCCCGGGGCTCCGCGCGCTCGTCGCCGGGGTCAGCCTCCTGTGGCTGTTCCCGTACGTCATGCTCCAGCAGATGGGCGCCGGCGAGGCGCTCGTCGGGCTGACCGGCGGCGCGGTGCCCTACTGGGGCGGCGCGGCGCTGATCACCGCGTTCATGATCGCGTACGTGACCCTCGCGGGGCTGCGCGGCGTCGCCTGGACCGACACGATACAGGGGCTGTTCATGCTCTCCGTCGTCTGGGTCGCCGCCGCCTGGGTCGTCTCGGCCGTCGGCGGCGTCGGCGCGGCGACCGGGTCGATGGTCGCCGCTCGCCCCGAGTTCGCGAGCTTCGGCGGCGGCGTGTACACCCCCGGGTTCATCGTCTCCACGGCGATCACCATCGCGTTCGGCGTGACGATGTTCCCGCAGATCAACCAGCGCTTCTTCGTCGCGGAGTCGGGGATGGTGTTCAAGCGCTCGTTCGCGCTGTGGCCCGTCCTCGTGTTGCTCCTCTTCGTTCCCGCGTTCCTGCTCGGCGCGTGGGCCGTCGGGATGCCGGTCGACGTGCCCGAGGGGGCGAACGTGCTCCCGGTCGTGTTGAACGCGTACACGCCGACCTGGTTCGCCGCGCTCGTGATCGCGGGCGCGATGGCCGCGATGATGTCCTCGTCGGACTCGATGCTGCTCTCGGGCTCGTCGTACTTCACGCGCGACCTCTACCGGCCGTTCGTGGCCCCCGACGCCTCCGAGCGCCGCGAGGCGTGGGTCGCCCGGACCGGCGTCGTCGCCTTCGCCACGCTCGCGTTCCTCGCGAGCCTGCTCCGGCCCGGCACGCTGATCCAGGTCGGCGACACCGCCTTCTCCGGGTTCGCGCTGCTGTCGCTTCCCACCCTCTGTGCGCTCTACTGGGACCGCACCACCCGCGACGGGATGGCCGTCGGGATCGCCGTCCCGCAGGCGATCTACCTGCTCGTGGTGCTGTCGTCGGTGCTCCCGGTCGTCCCGACGCTCCCGCGGACGATCTCCGTCGCCGGATCCGGCGGGTGGGACGTCGCGCTCGGGTTGATGGTCCTCTCCGCCGTGCTCACCGTCGGCGTCTCGCTTCTCACCGCGCCGACCGCCGAGAGCGACGCCTCCCGGTTCGCGGTCGCGGGCGACTGAGGAGCCGCCGGCAGAGGCGACCGGCTCCGCGAGGGGGCAGCGACCCTTCAGGTTTCTCCGGAAGCCGTGCGCCTTTAGGCGTGCCCGGCGACCGGGAGCGCGATGACAAGACGATGGAACGTGCTTCTGCCCCCGACCATCGATCCGGTCGGGCCGGAGTCGCTCGCCGACGTCGCCGACTGTACGAGCCGCGCGGACTACGCCGACGAGGACGAACTGCTGGCCGACGTCGACCGATACGACGCGATCGTCACGCGGACGCAGCCGGTGACCGCGGAGCTGATCGCGGCCGCCGACCGGCTGAAGGTGATCGCCAAGCACGGGACCGGCGTCGACAACGTGGACATCGACGCCGCGACCGACCGCGGCGTGGTCGTCGCGAACACGCCGGGAGAGAACACGAACTCCGTGGCCGAACACGCCGTGACGCTGCTTTTGGCCGCGAAGCGGAACGTCGTCCGCGCGGACCGCGCGACCCGGGAGGGCGACTGGCGACGCGAGGACTTCCGCGGCCGCGACCTCTCCGGCCGGACCCTCGGGCTGTTCGGCGCGGGCAACGCGGGCCGGCGGGTCGCGACGCTGCTGTCCGGCTTCGGCGTCTCCTGCGTGGCGTTCGACCCGTACGTCGACCCCGCCGACCTCCCCGAGAACGTCTCGCTCGTCGACGACCCGATCGACCTCTTCGAGCGCGCCGACGACGTGAGCGTCCACGCGCCGCTGACGGACGAGACGTACCACGCCGTCGGCGCCGAGGAGGTCGGCGCGCTCCCCGCGGACGCCGTCCTCGTGAACACGGCCCGCGGCGGCGTCGTCGACGAGGACGCGCTCGTCGCCGCCCTCCGGGAGGGGACGATCGCCGGCGCGGGCGTCGACGTGTACGAGACGGAGCCCCCGGAGCCCGACGACCCCCTCCTCGAGTGCGAGTCGGCCGTGTTCACCCAGCACAACGCGGGCGTCTCCGTCGACGCGCTCGAGAACATGAGCCGGGCGGCCGCCGGCATCGTCCGGACCGTCCACGAGGGCGGCGTCCCCGAGACGACGCTGAACCCCGACGCTCTCGAATAGGTTTTATCCGAAGACGCACATAGCCGGGCCGTGGTCGCCCTCCACCGACCCGCGGGCTCGAACCGATCCGAGGCGATCGCCGTCGCGGTCGCGAACCTCCTGCCGCTCGTCGGCGTCGTCGCGCTCGGCTGGAACGCCGCGGCGCTCGTGACCCTCTACTGGTTCGAACTCGGCATCGCCGCGTTCTTCGCCGTCGTCCGCGGCCTGTTCGCCGGTCGCCCGAGCGACCTCGACGCCGACGCGCTGGTGTTCGGCGCACTGGCCTCGAAGCCCCTGGCGCTCTCGGTCCCCCGGACCGGCGTTCGGATCCACCTCTCCTCCGTCCTCTCCCTCGCGATCGTCGCGCCGATCCTCGCCGGGACGTGGATCGTCCTCGGCGGCGTCGTGTTGGGGTTCGTCGGGGCCGACTCGCTCTCCGATCCCGCCCTCGAGACGGTCACGATCGCCGTGGCCGTCGTCCTCCTCTCGGAGGCCGGGACGACCGCCGTCGACTACTTCTACCGCGGCGGCTACCGCGAGGAGAGCGCGGGGACGGCGGTCTCGGGCGTCTTCTTCCGGCTCGCGACGGTGCTCGTCGGCGGGATCATGACGGTGACCGTCGTCGCGGAGGCGGTCGGCGTCGACGGCGACGCGACCCCGACTGAAGCGGCCGACCCGGTCGCGTTCGGGGTGCCGGTCCTCGTCGGGGCGGTGTGCGTCAAGTTCGCGTTCGACCTCGCGGGGCTGTACCGTGACCGGCTCGCCGCGCTCGACGAGTCCTCGGGCGGGCTCCTCGGCTGGTCGCACGAGCCGCCCGCGCGGGATCCGGTCGAGGACGACCTCACGGACGCCGACCGCCGGATCCGGCCCTCGCTCGCCGGCCGGCTGTTCGGCGAGCCGGTCTCGCCCGCGGCGCATCCCGGGCCGTGGTACCTCTCGGTCCTCGCCCTCCTCGTGGCGCTCCTCTTCGCGCTCGGGCAGGCGTGGGGGATCGTTGCCGGGTTCGTCGCCCTCGCGGTCGCGGTCCCGCCGGTCGCCGTCGCGGTCGACTCGCTGATCCGGTACGGGCCCGTCGAGTACCGCGTCGCCGACGGCGAGGGGGCCGCGGGCGGTCCCGCGATCGTCGGGTACGACCGGCTCTGTGGGGCCGCGCTGTGGCGGATCGAACCGTGGGACGAGGAGGCGCTGCGGGTCGAACGCGACCGCCTCGACGGGCGGGTCGGCACCGAGACGATCGCGGTCGAGCTGCGGGACCGCGAGGTTCGGATCCCGCGGCTCGCCGCCGCGGACGCGGACGCCGTGATCGACGTCTTCGACCGGCGACCGGAGCGTTCCGATCGATCCGACGGGTGAGCGCGGGGATCGGGATCGAACGATGATCCCGATATCGATTTTCGTGTACGGCGTTTCCCGTATTCGTGGATAACCTATATAACGACCACCGCCGTGGATGGACGTATGACGGCAGGACCACCGATCGAGGAGATCCACTTCGATGACGCGCCGGACGTCGACTCGGTTCCCGGCCCGAAGGGTCGAGAGCTGCTCGAGAAACAGGAGCGCATCGACAGCAGCGCGGTCAAGTACCCCGGCGACATCCCGATCGCGTTCGATTCGGGGAAGGGCGCGACGGTCCGCGACGTCGACGGCAACACCTACATCGACATGTTCGCCGGCATCGGCGTGTTGAACGTCGGCCACTCGAACCCGTACGTGCTGGAGGCGGTCAGGGAACAGACCGACAAGCTCGTCCACACCGTCGACTTCCCGACCGAGGCGCGGCTCGACCTGATCGAGAAGCTCGACGAGATCGCGCCGGCGGGGCTTCGAGGCGAGAACCGGGTCGTCTTCGGCGGCCCCACGGGCAGCGACGCGGTCGAGGCCGCGATCAAGCTCGCGAAGTACAACACCGGTGGCGACGGCCTGATCGCCTTCCGCGGGAGCTACCACGGCGCGACCTCCGGCGCGATGGCGCTCACCGCGAACAAGGGATTCAAGGACGACTACACGCCCCTGATCCCGGACGTGGTCCACGCGAAGTACCCCTCGCCGTTCATCGACCGCGACGAGTCCGGCGACTCGTGTGCCCGCGCGCTGAAGGAGGTCGAGGAGATCATCGAGGACCCCTACGGCGGGCTCGCGAACCCGGCCGGCATCTTCGTCGAGCCGATCCAGGGGGAAGGCGGCGTCATCGTCCCGCCCGAGGGCTTCCTGAAGGGGCTCCGGGAGATCGCCACCGAGAACGACATCCCGCTGATGTTCGACGAGATCCAGAGCGGGCTCGGCCGCTCGGGGAGTGGTGGGCCAGCGAGTGGCACGGCGTCACGCCCGACATCATGACGACCGCGAAGGCGCTCGGCGGCGTCGGCTTCCCGCTGTCGGCGACGATCTACCACGAGGACCTCGACACGTGGGACGCCGGCGGCCACGCCGGCACCTACCGCGGACACACCGTCGCGATGCGCGCCGGCACCCGCGCGATCGAGTACATCCAGGAGCACGACCTCCTCGCGCACGCCCGCGACCTCGGCGAGCACGTCCGGGACCGGCTCCGGACCGCGGGCGAGGGGAACGACCGCCTCGGCGAGGTCCGCGGCCGCGGGCTGTTCATCGGCGCGGAGTTCGTCGACGAGGACGGCGACCCCGACGGCGACGCGGTCGAGGCGATCCAGCAGTACTGCTTCGAACACGGCGTCTTGGTCTGGACCGCGGGCCGCCACGGCAACGTCCTCCGCCTGCTGCCGCCGCTCGTGTTGACCCGGGATCTGGCCGACACCGCCGTCGACGTGATCGTCGACGCGATCGACCACGTCACCGCCGAGACGGCCGCGTCGCGGTAGCGCGCCGGCCTCGAACGCGCCGGCCCCGCGGCGGGGAAACCGCCGCGGGCGAACGCCCCGCGACTAAACGACTTATATACGCTCGCAGTATACCACCGCAGAACCAATGTCCCACGACGTGCGGAACCGACTCCCGTCGATCCGACGAGCGTTCCACAGACACCCGGAGCCCGGCTGGTGTGAGTTCCGCACGACCGCCCGGATCGTCGAGGAGCTGCGCCGGATCGGCGTCGACGATCTGGCGATCGGTCGGGAGGCGCTCTCCTCGGACCACCGGATGGCCGTCCCGCCGCCGGAGACGCTCGAGGAGTGGCGCGACCGGGCGGCCGAGGCGGGCGTCGACCCCGGCGTGCTCGAGGCGACCGCCGACGGCCACACCGGAGCCGTCGCGACCGTCCGGAACGGCGAGGGACCGACGGTCGGCCTGCGGGTCGACATGGACGGCGTCTCGATCCCGGAGTCCGACGCCGCGGGCCACCGCCCCGCGGACGAGGGGTTCCGCTCGGAGACCGACGGGTACATGCACGCCTGCGGCCACGACGCGCACGCGACGATCGCGCTCGGCGTGCTCGAGGCGGTGAAGGCGAGCGACTTCGAGGGGACCTTCAGGGCGTTCTTCCAGCCCGCCGAGGAGGTCGCCGGGGGCGGCAAGCCGCTCGCCGAGGGGGGATACGTCGACGACGTCGACGAGCTGCTCGCGTTCCACCTCGGGCTCGGTCGGCCGACGGGGACGGTCGTCGCGAACGCGACCCGGCCGCTCGCGATGGCGCACATCAACGCGACCTTCGAGGGGGCGAGCGCGCACGCCGGCAAGGAGCCGAGCGGCGGGACGAACGCGATGCAGGCGATGACGACGGCGGTCCAGAACGCCTACGGGATCGCCCGCCACGGCGACGGGCTCACCCGCGTGAACTTCGGGCGCGTCGAGGGCGGGAGCGCGAGCAACGTGATCGCCGAGGAGATCACCCTCGACGGCGAGGTCCGCGGCGAGACCACGGCGCTGATGGAGTACATGCGGACGGAGCTCGAGCGGGTCCTCTACGCGGCCGCGGAGCTCCACGAGTGCGACGTGGTGATCCGCCGGATCAGCGAGTCGATCCGGGTCGACGGCGATCCGACGCTCGCGGACCTCGTCGCGGGCGTGGCCCGGACGGTCCCGTCGATCGGCGAGGTGGTCCCCGAGGCCCCGCTGGAGGCGAGCGAGGAC is part of the Halorubrum aethiopicum genome and encodes:
- the gatD gene encoding Glu-tRNA(Gln) amidotransferase subunit GatD, whose product is MQPGDRVRVDRGDVTNEGVLLPSTTRDHLVVKLDGGYNVGIDRDAADVEVLESGARDVDDAGDAAGEASEITFDDDLPTVALISTGGTIASTVDYRTGAVTARFDAEDVLRAVPDLAGRANYRGRVVANILSENMEPDIWRDLAEAVREEVEAGADGVVVMHGTDTMQFSASALAFVLDVSVPIVFTGSQRSADRPSSDNVMNAVCAVEAAKADHAETLVCMHASPSDDVCALHRGTRVRKNHTSRRDAFETVGAEPLGLVDYEAATEAGADGDVAEEAITWNRDPAPRGGEDGEEDEGADPAIAADLEPEVELAKFTPGMDPAAWDYLEGKAGVVIEGTGLGHVHTDLIPRVESLVEGGTVVVMTSQCLEGRVCDRVYDTGRDLLDAGVIEAGDTLPGTAKVKLMWALANLDDSAAAMRRDLAGELTEESRPWR
- a CDS encoding GNAT family N-acetyltransferase, whose translation is MNRIAVREARPADVDAVVAFTGDTWVDRSDDYVPRVFADWVAADDDARRTLVATVAADDPALPADDAPFVTGDGTGAAAPGEPEAVVGCIQGVRLSEWEAWAQGIRVRPAVRGLGAGTRLTRAVLRWARDAGATVCRNMVFSWNVAGLGQSRAAGFEPTTSFRFAHPDPDPVSDRDDGRVAAVDDPDPDAAWAFWRGSDARAHLDGLALDPTESWACSELTRERLAAAAAEGRLIAVADGGIAGIAVHARITEYESITEDHADGETDRTAVYGVAAWRDAAAAGGLFGAIARDAAGRDATATRVLVPETVEHVSDAAANRVRVAAEPDFVTSADLTDPTVGRD
- a CDS encoding A24 family peptidase, translated to MFAILPDALRLIVVPVFCWAAVRDVRTRRLPNRVWPPLYAFGALLLLWDAALLFPFAGLEGRLFLVRAAVSLLFVAPLGYAFWYLGAFGGADAKALIALAIVFPTFPSYEVAGLSLPLVETALGVFSLTILTNTVLLGLAYPVGLGLANLARGRVSPTMFLARPVATDSLPERHGRLFEDPEGTTRSGLDLDALRMYLRWRGLTLAELRSDPDRLRDPESVGETFDPTDGGTHVGLATDGGTAVEPAPDLDDPWAAERFLAEIDRGAYGTDAETLRGGLEVVAARETVRVSPGMPFVVPMAAGLVVSVTYGDALFALLGAFGAV
- the dnaG gene encoding DNA primase DnaG, with the translated sequence MNDTAKYLIRATIAADGVVERSDVVGAVFGQTEGLLGDELDLRDLQESSKVGRIDVEIRSENGQSFGEVTVASSLDKVETAILAASLETIDRIGPCGAAVEVTSIEDVRAAKRREVVERAKELVASGFEETSLASDDVLEEVRDAARVEGIVDYEGLPAGPRVGDSDAVIVVEGRADVSTLLECGIKNAVAVEGTNVPDAVADLTRSRTVTAFLDGDRGGELILRELAQVGEVDYVAFAPPGESVEDLDRGAVFEALRGKVPYETLADAPNLREAAGSAPTADPTDENGAIEAGGTDPDADRDPSAEDAAGDDPGSDTESDADGADAADSADATNSADGAEAANSAAAVEAVEDDGDVDGDAADGAEVDTADPADGADDAAAGSDPAESDAATDDTESDDDVDDADDGFDATDASDSELIDDEPRSLEEHVQEIVDRESGLARLLDDDLGVIEEVEADGAFDAIEEASEPPHAVVVDGRIDQRLLDVAAQRGVSRLFGVELGEFVKRPIGTRVSTVGDLPIEA
- a CDS encoding DUF3311 domain-containing protein codes for the protein MRVRRDLVWIPVFAALVAFAVPWPLWGVDRVVAGLPAWIWWHVGWLVLCSAAFRLFVRSGAWERGMGLDSPGGAGGTDASAGRGDRR
- a CDS encoding sodium:solute symporter family protein, with the protein product MTAPIGLGLGVVVGYLLVALTIGLVAYRLTETTAEDYYLANRSIGTVVLLFTTFATLLSAFTFFGGPNLAYAAGPEWLIVMGTLDGVLFAVLWYVVGYKQWLIGDRHGYVTLGEMLGDRFGSPGLRALVAGVSLLWLFPYVMLQQMGAGEALVGLTGGAVPYWGGAALITAFMIAYVTLAGLRGVAWTDTIQGLFMLSVVWVAAAWVVSAVGGVGAATGSMVAARPEFASFGGGVYTPGFIVSTAITIAFGVTMFPQINQRFFVAESGMVFKRSFALWPVLVLLLFVPAFLLGAWAVGMPVDVPEGANVLPVVLNAYTPTWFAALVIAGAMAAMMSSSDSMLLSGSSYFTRDLYRPFVAPDASERREAWVARTGVVAFATLAFLASLLRPGTLIQVGDTAFSGFALLSLPTLCALYWDRTTRDGMAVGIAVPQAIYLLVVLSSVLPVVPTLPRTISVAGSGGWDVALGLMVLSAVLTVGVSLLTAPTAESDASRFAVAGD
- a CDS encoding hydroxyacid dehydrogenase codes for the protein MTRRWNVLLPPTIDPVGPESLADVADCTSRADYADEDELLADVDRYDAIVTRTQPVTAELIAAADRLKVIAKHGTGVDNVDIDAATDRGVVVANTPGENTNSVAEHAVTLLLAAKRNVVRADRATREGDWRREDFRGRDLSGRTLGLFGAGNAGRRVATLLSGFGVSCVAFDPYVDPADLPENVSLVDDPIDLFERADDVSVHAPLTDETYHAVGAEEVGALPADAVLVNTARGGVVDEDALVAALREGTIAGAGVDVYETEPPEPDDPLLECESAVFTQHNAGVSVDALENMSRAAAGIVRTVHEGGVPETTLNPDALE